The following proteins are co-located in the Engraulis encrasicolus isolate BLACKSEA-1 chromosome 2, IST_EnEncr_1.0, whole genome shotgun sequence genome:
- the foxr1 gene encoding forkhead box protein R1, with the protein MFMYFKNPERFLDLHLTTGLTDWDINEEINLTTTTDQFHQDGQRNEYLMQWHYARMSRRPSSVELANKYPKKSNENDIEPNLWLIVNPNLVCPVHPSKVAPKKTSVGEISTTTDHPFTNNHQLPYEPLTPVSPEPHDETQRGSVFSSKHMVSDDESSAEVEICRRVKVTRKAQVLKESERGGGGGGGRRRRGGGGGEGGGRGHWPCRQTRGRGRGRARRTLRDSEAFLSRAWAWPRPPINYCLLIAMALGRSHCGSLNVQQIYSFTREHFPFFQTAPDGWKNTIRHNLCFSTSFRKTPQQVSTAGGERKSCLWHLTPAGRSRHRYEIQMMSPDAMEELTRSMRHPDMVDQLLDL; encoded by the exons ATGTTCATGTACTTCAAAAACCCGGAGAGGTTCCTTGACCTTCACCTAACAACCGGCTTGACAGATTGGGACATCAATGAGGAAATCAATCTGACCACCACCACAGATCAGTTTCATCAAG ATGGCCAACGCAATGAATACCTGATGCAATGGCATTACGCAAGGATGTCACGAAGACCGTCATCAGTTGAACTTGCAAACAAATATCCAAAGAAATCAAATG AAAACGACATTGAGCCAAATCTATGGCTTATTGTCAACCCCAACTTGGTATGCCCTGTGCATCCGAGCAAAGTGGCcccaaagaagaccagtgtgggGGAGATCAGTACTACTACAGATCATCCATTCACCAACAATCATCAGCTTCCCTATGAGCCCCTGACGCCGGTCTCTCCAGAGCCCCATGATGAGACTCAGCGTGGCTCTGTTTTCTCCAGTAAACACATG GTATCTGATGACGAGTCCTCAGCAGAGGTGGAAATCTGTCGGAGGGTGAAGGTGACGCGGAAGGCGCAGGTgctgaaggagagcgagagaggaggaggagggggaggaggaagaagaagaagaggaggaggaggaggagaaggaggaggaaggggtcaCTGGCCCTGCAGGCAGACCAGGGGCCGAGGTCGGGGCAGGGCACGACGCACTCTCCGCGACAGCGAGGCCTTCCTCTCCAGAGCCTGGGCCTGGCCCCGGCCCCCCATCAACTACTGCCTACTCATAGCCATGGCCCTCGGCAGAAGCCACTGTGGCAGCCTGAACGTTCAGCAGATCTACAGTTTCACCAG GGAGCACTTCCCGTTCTTCCAGACGGCCCCTGACGGCTGGAAGAACACCATCCGCCACAACCTGTGCTTCAGCACCAGCTTCAGGAAGACTCCACAGCAGGTGTCCACCGCCGGCGGCGAGCGCAAGTCCTGCCTGTGGCACCTGACGCCCGCCGGGCGCTCCCGGCACCGCTACGAGATCCAGATGATGTCCCCGGATGCCATGGAGGAGCTCACTAGGAGCATGAGGCACCCAG ATATGGTTGACCAGCTGCTGGACCTCTGA
- the msrb1a gene encoding methionine-R-sulfoxide reductase B1-A, translating to MSFCTFKGGEIFKDHFESGMYVCSQCGYELFASKSKYEHSSPWPAFTETIHENSVSKKEERKGAYKVRCGKCGNGLGHEFINDGPRNGQSRFUIFSSSLRFVPKDGQ from the exons ATGTCTTTTTGTACTTTTAAAGGGGGCGAGATCTTCAAAGACCACTTTGAAAGTG gcatgtatgtgtgttcccAGTGTGGTTATGAGCTGTTTGCTAGCAAGTCTAAGTACGAGCATTCATCACCCTGGCCTGCATTCACCGAAACCATCCACGAGAATAGCGTCtccaagaaagaggagaggaagggggcatACAAG GTTCGCTGTGGGAAATGTGGGAATGGACTGGGACATGAATTCATAAACGACGGCCCAAGAAATGGCCAGTCACGCTTTTGAATATTCAGCAGCTCGCTGCGCTTCGTCCCTAAAG ACGGACAGTAA